The Anastrepha ludens isolate Willacy chromosome 2, idAnaLude1.1, whole genome shotgun sequence genome contains a region encoding:
- the LOC128870327 gene encoding uncharacterized protein LOC128870327: protein MSMQNGESNLQVTKPTSREQRAIARAKRSATEEIDLLEENIKEKFEVDDEVFLDATNDETSENKIKAEMTEIGDLIKLLTLKFQKEEEQQKTKQAAISTENVDSVIGDFDGQSPVRVESWFENFEKCAAALKWSDNQKYVFARKKMTKTAKLFVDSICVFDYDTLRKEVEREFRRDFVSADIHKQLQERRKKSTEIEQQQNMQKTVQINNIKVRCLIDSGAEISIIEQTVAKKLNCSLKKCSDSLSGYGNKKLLGRTRQFV from the exons ATGTCTATGCAAAACGGCGAATCCAATTTGCAAGTGACAAAACCAACAAGCCGAGAGCAGCGCGCAATAGCAAGGGCAAAAAGGTCAGCAACAGAAGAGATCGATTTActggaagaaaatataaaagagaAGTTTGAAGTCGACGACGAAGTTTTTCTCGACGCTACCAACGACGAAacatcagaaaataaaataaaagcagaaatGACTGAAATTGGCGACCTAATAAAACTTCTAACGTTGAAGTTTCAGAAGGAAGAAgagcagcaaaaaacaaagcaagCAGCAATTTCAACAGAAAACGTTGATAGTGTAATCGGAGATTTCGATGGTCAATCACCGGTGCGTGTGGAGAGCTGGTTCGAGAATTTTGAGAAATGTGCAGCAGCTCTGAAATGGAGCGAtaatcaaaaatatgttttcgctCGCAAAAAGATGACAAAGACGGCTAAACTGTTCGTGGattcaatttgtgtttttgatTATGATACTCTTAGAAAAGAAGTTGAACGAGAATTTCGCCGTGACTTTGTAAGTGCCGACATACACAAACAATTGCAGGAGAGGCGCAAAAAGAGTACAGAAA TTGAGCAGCAGCAAAACATGCAAAAGACTGTACAGATTAACAACATAAAAGTTCGTTGCCTAATCGACAGCggtgcagaaatttctataattgAGCAAAcggttgcaaaaaaattaaattgttctcTAAAGAAATGTAGTGACAGTCTTTCGGGTTATGGCAATAAAAAG CTTCTTGGTCGTACCAGACAATTTGTCTAA